The DNA window ATTTTTTAATCGATTCACAATGCCTTTCTTCTGTATCTTTACAATGAAAAGCAAAATACTCTTCAAAGATATCTGGATATTCCGCATAGTAACTTCGCAAAAAGCTAACGGATGGTTCATAATTGTTTAGAAAGGAAGGAACTGTATCAATGATTTTCAAGGTTAAGTCCTCCTGTTATTCCATGTGATTCAGTTACATAATTAATAACGTCATTAAAGTAGCTTTCTAAAGGTTGCCCAGAATCAACGACTAAATAAGGAACATCAGAAGGTCTTTTACTACCATCTACCGCATGATGAAAACTTTCCTCAGAACTCACTTCTTGTATCTGACTTATCATTCGTTCACGTTTTTTCAATCTATTATTAATCTCTTGTATGTCTTTCAGATAACACTCCACATATTTGTATGTAGCATTATATTTTTTCGCTAAATAAGTACCTTTATCTATCATCTCTGAATATAAACATGGAGAATCATATATGACATCATGTCCTTGTGATAGATGAAATTCAATTAGTGACCAATCAATACTATAAGAAATCGGACCAGACATTTCCAATTCAATATTGAGTTCTTGTGTGGATTTTAACAACGCTGATTTCGCAATATCATGATCGACAATTACTGCATTTGTATTTTTAGCTATCAAACGCGCCAAAGTGGACTTCCCTGCCCCTGGAAAACCCGACATTTGAAGAAAAAACATGTTTTACACCTCCCCATTATGTAAAAGTTTATTAATTGAAGATGCTCTCGTACTTCTTCCATTTCATTATTAATTAGTCTTTCCAAAGAATAGTCTTTCGCGTCATGTAAAGAGGACTAACACCCTCTTTGGTCTATATAAATCATTTCTAAATTACTCTCCTAATGGTCCACCGTGAAGAAGAATTTTACTGATTTACTCCAATTACAACTTTCGACTTTTGATAATTATTGTAGTGGGTATAGATTTTGCTTTTTCGAAAGAGTACCATCTATTTTCATGCCTTTGAATGTCTTCTTCCGAGCAATACACATCCTCTATCACTTGCTCAATCTTAAATCCACAATTTATTAAGCTATTAATATATGTGCTAACTTTAAATTGTTGCATAATAGCTGGATTGCCCCATCCCTCATGATCGTAAGGACCTTCCTCATGATAGGATTTATCGAAAGTTAAAACGCCACTTTCATTACTTACTCTGCTATGCAATGGATGCTCCCAACTAAAAATAAATACGCCCCCTTGTTTCAGGTATTTATTAATATTTGTTAAAGTTTTATCTAGATTGGTTGTCCATCCAAGGGCATAGATGGAATAAACAATGTCAAAATAGTCACGTGGCAATCCAGGATTCTCTTCCATTGGCGATTCAAATAGTTTAACTGGTGTAGTACAATTCTCTAATAATGACCTTGCTGCATTTAATTGGTTTTCAGATAGGTCTAATCCCCATAGCTCCGCTGCATTCCGTTCATTCATATACTGTAGAGAATGGCCACTACCACAACCTATATCTAACACTTTTAAATTCGTAATATCTCCAAATAGATTAAGATTATCTTCAAGTGGTGCCATTGGTCCATATTCAGGAAGCGGATTTCTACCATAAAAACGTTCTGCCGCTTCGTTCCAACTATGTTTATTTGTTTTTAGCGTCTTAACATTCATTCCCCTATACCTCCATCCCAAGAATAGAGTAAATTCTTGGATCATCTTGATCATACTTTGCGTTTTTGTAAAGGTAGTACCTCACTAACTCTTTTGTTCTCCGTCTTTCATAGCTATTGGTATTTCTTGAATATTTCTTGAATAGTTAATTCTTCTCTAAAAAATTCTTTATTTTTTACTTCCATTTAAAATTTCTTCTATTTTTTTAAGAACTATCCTTTTTCGCATAGCCTCTGCTGCTAAAATACTGTCTCGCAAATAAAATGGAATCTCCTCGTGATTAACAATTTCAGCAGTTGTCAGCCAATGAATAGATTCAACTTCATCCAGGCTTTTTGCATACGGATCTCCCTTATCAAATTCACAAAGAAATACAATGTCCACAACCTCTTTTCCATTAGCTGATATAAATGAAGTACTCCGAACATATTGTATGGTGTTCTTCACTTCTACTCCCACTTCTTCAAACAACTCTCGTTGTAACGTCCTTTCCAAAATATCGTTAGAATCACCTTCATGGTCTACTGTTCCACCAACTAAGGACAATTCTCCTCCTGCGTGTTCTTCCATTTTGCTCCTTCTGATTAAGAGCCACTTATCCTCTTTATATACAGCACCTTCGACATTTACTATAAACATCCATATTCTCCTTTCCAAAAACTCCATAAAGTAATCTTCGTGATATGTTTCGATATTTCCTTTTTATCTCCACTCTTCTTCGATGCAAATTTCTATTCAAGTTGTCCAATCAAAAACAATAGGTTGCACTTAACTAGAATGGTTGGAAGCACCATCGACTTATAATAAAAAAACTGACGAACCTAGTTAAAGGCCATCAGTTTTTTCGATTAAGCATATTGTGATCGATTGAAGTATATCGTACCAAATGACGAAGGACTTCCATAACAAAGCTTACTTCTCTTTTTTCGAATTTCCCTTAGAAGCATCCTTTATATCTGTAAAGTCTGGTTCCTCACCAAATTCCGTCCCATAGTTGAGATTTCCCTGACGGGTTCTGTCTACTTCGACGTCGACGTCTTCTACTGGTCTAAACAGAAGCGGTATGCATACCAATCCACTTAACCCTACAAGTCCAAAAATCACTCTAGATATTGCCGTAGTCTCACCACCAAATATGGAAGAAATTAAATCATACCTAAAGAAACCAATTAGACCCCAGTTGATTGCACCAATAATAACTAGGAATAAAGCAATCCGATGTAAAGTTCCCACGGATGAACACCTCCTTATTTTTTAAACGCTCTAGGAAGATATCCTTCCCATTCGATTCTTAGCGACGATGTTCAATTAAATCGATGGCCATAAACCAAAGCCAATAATCGAACTCGTAATTAACGGTGAAATGTTTCTATGTTACACAATACAACACCAGTAGTTTTCGTACGTTCTCCATAAAAACATTCCTCTCAATAATTGCTAAGATTCGTTCTTATCTTTTGCAATAAACTTCGGTTTATACAATCCAATGCAATTTGTGCTTAATTGAAAAATGAATAAAGTTAAAAAATGCTCAAATTAAGAGGAAATATCAATTATTTAAATATCGTGGATAATAAATAAAAAAGTCGATATCCTATATAAGGATTCGACTTTTCTTTTATTAGGCTTAACATGAGGATTTATTTTGTAAATGAACTCCTCCAACCCACCAATTTATTTCCACTAAATCCACCCGGTTTTTCTTCCCGTTCAATACGTCTAAGCCATGAGTCGTTAATTGTAACGTAGCATTTGATGGAGAGAGTTTATAACTAGGTAAAGGAAGATCACTTATCAGCAATGGATTTTTCCCTTTCATTAATTCATTTAAAATTGCTGCAAACAGTAGATCACTTAACCCATCATTAACTCTTTCTTTAGATACTCGATTGAACAATGTATTAAAATGACCTACACCTTGGTCGATTAGCTGAAGCGTTAAGTATTCCACTTCATTTAGCCCGTTTTTAGGAGAAGGAAAATAGCTTCTATGCTCCTTTAATACTCGAAGTAAAAAAGGAAGGAAATGACGTTCTGTTTGAATCCATTTTTCAATTTCCTCTGCATCTTTCGAGTTATATGCATTCCATCCTGAAACCGCTTCACGAATTTGTTCCATAGTAATCTCTTTTTTATGATCTATTAGAGCCAATAATTGTTCGGAAGATAACTGTCCTAATCCATGGAAAGGATAAATACCAGGATATTGATTAATACTTATCATCGATAGCTTTCCAAAGCCTTTTGACGATAATTCTGTTAATAAATACATGAGCATTGTTTGGTCAAATTTATCATGCTCAAACCAAAGAACAACCTCTTCCTTCTTTGATATATTATTCAGTAAGTTATTTTGTTTTTCACAATTAGAGATAAAAAAAGCTGACGGTATTCCAAGTCTTTCTTCAAAAAAAACAGCACGTCTTTGTATTTGCTCAGCCTTTGACCACTCTAAGCTCAGCGGACCAAAGTCATACATTTCTCTCCATACAATAATTTCTCCATCTATTCCTTGGATCTTATTTCCAACTACATCCCCATTCACAATATGTATCATGCACATCCACCTCTCATTTTAGGCTTTCTATATTTACTACCAAGTCTTTAATTATATTGTTGAGCAATTAACTCACTGTTATCTAATTCTTCATTATTTTGGATATCTCCTTTTCATGTGTTAAAAATTGAAACATATCGTAAAGTTAGAATATAATTTAATTTAAATTAAATATGGTGGAGGAAAGATGATAGAAGGAGAGGAGTAAAACGAATGCAATATCGTATTGTTGAAAGAAATGCTTTTCAAGTAATTGGGATTAATCGAGAATTTCCTTATGATGTAGAAAATGGAGGTCTTCAAGCATATCAAAATTTTTGGACTGAAATACATGAAAATGGAACCGTAGATCAATTAAATGATTTAAAAGAAGGAGAAACAAAGGGACTATTAGGCATCTGGGCAGAGGTGAATAAAGAGGAAAATAGAATGGACTACTATGTTGCTGCAGAATATAACGGGAACGTGCCACATGGATTAAAAAAAATCGACTTTCCGGCTGCCAAGTGGGTTATTTTTGAAATAAAAGGACCTTTCCCTTCCGCTATAGCAACTATGTGGGAACGAATTTATTCCGAATGGTTCCCATCTAGCGGATATGTACCATCTTCCATAAAACCTTTTGAAGTGTATTTGGATACTGATGCTACTAATCCGAATACGTATAATGAAATTTGGGTAGCAATTAAATAACGTTTCACTGTTTCCTTTACTAAACTGTTTATATATATATTGCCTGTATACACCGTAATGTTGCTAGTAAGCAACCAATGTTGCGAATAACGGATGCTACGCTGCGCTTTCCGAGTACGTCGATAAAAAGCGTCTCTACACGAATCGTAGAAACGCTTTACATCGAAGGTTTATACAAGAGATTTCATTTTATCCTTTTTCAAAAATCCAAACTTTGTTTCAGATAGGATAATCGCAAGAAGTATAAGTACTGCACCGAGAATCATTTTAAACGTCATCACTTCACTTAAAATAATTACCGAGAACGCCATTCCCCAAAAAGATTCTGTCGAGAGAATGATTGCTGCTTTTGTTTCTGTTATGTATTTCTGCGCTACGGTTTGCATTAAATAAGCAATCGTTGTGGAAAAAATACCAAGATAAAGAAGGTTCAACACCCCTTCTGTTTCCATAGAAAAGGAAGTTTCTCCTCTAAACAGTACAACAATCCACCCAATAACTGCCGCCACTACCATCTGAACAATGGTAAGGACAACCGGATCCTCTTCTTTAACAAATCGTGATGTGTAGAATATATGAAACGCAAATCCAACTGCACATAATAGTGTCAGTAAATCACCTATATTGATCTCGGAAGATAACTTTAATGAAAGTACAGCTACACCAATAACAGCTAAAACTGCTCCACCCAGCTCATACATATCCATTTTTCTCTTATATAGTAGAAATCCTAAAAAAGGAACAATGACCACATTTACTGCTGTTAAGAACGCATTTTTAGAAGGCGTTGTAAACTGCAAGCCCACTGTTTGAAGAGCGAAAGCTACATATAGAAAAATTCCTAAAACTGCACCTTTAATCACTGTACTCTTCTTGGCCATTCTAAGCTTTTTATGAAATAAAACACTTAAAATAATAGCCCCAATTAAAAATCTTCCAGCCAAAATTTGATAGGGCGTATAATATTCAAGTGATACGGCACTTGCAACAAAACCACTTCCCCATATAATTGCTGTTACTACAAGCAATATTTCACCAATATATTTTTGCATATAAATCCACCAACCTTTACTAATTACCTCGAAATTGCACTTCATACAGTAAGAAAAATCAATATTATTAGTATAACGTATCCATTCCACAAAAAAGAGTCTTCTCACTACAAAATTTTATCTGTAGAAGAAAAACGCTTTTCATCATATTTATCTTCCTCTGTACTAGTATTTCTTTTGACCTCTACGATTCCAAGTCCAGAGTTATGTAGAAATGGTTATGACTACGAACGTATATGTAACAGGAAGGGAAAACAATATACTTACTTGATTTTTAACTCTTTAATTATTTTCAAAATCCACTCTTGCCTATTAACATCAAATGTATCATATGTCATTACAAGACGAACTATTTTGATATTCAATTTGTATTAATCGCCAAATGCAAATATCAGTTCTGTCTCGCAAACTATTTTCCCATCTACAGAAGCTATTCCCTTCCCTTTTCCGATTGGCCCTTTTAAACGGGTAATTTCTATTTCGAGACGAAGTTGATCACCTGGTTTTACTTGCTGTTTAAAGCGACAATTATCTACACCAGCTAAAAGCCCCAATCGACCTTGGTTTCCTTCTTTAGTGAGCATTACAACTGCACTTACTTGAGCTAATGCCTCAACAATTAATACACCTGGCATAACTGGATAATTAGGGAAGTGTCCTTTGAAAAATTCTTCATTTGCTGTCACATTTTTGATACCAACTGCTCTCTTTCCTTCTTCTAGTTCTAAAATCTTATCCACTAAAAGAAATGGATAGCGATGTCTAATAATATCTTTTATTTTCTGAGTATCAAACATTATTTCATCTCCTTTATCTACTTTCCATCATTATAACACTTAGTACTAGTATCTAGTATTAAATAGTTGGAAATAGAACTCTGCAAATAAAAAAGCGTGTTCATCTACAATTTTTCTGTAGATGAACATGCTTTAGAGTTAATATAATGGAACTTGCCATTTATCTTTTACTTCATAATAACGAGTTACTGAAAGTAAGTGTAACGTTAATTCTTCCGGAATATCTTCTAAGTCATATGTTTTGAGGTTTAGATTTAATTTATAGCGAGCGTTTTTATCTTTTTCATTAAGTATGGATCCGCTTTGATTAGTAGGATATGTGTTTCCTTTATCATCTACTAAAATCCAAGTACCAAGTTCTGAAGAAAGTGCTTCTTTGCCGCCTTTCATCTCAATTTGAAAGATTGTTTCTTTTTCTACTGGTATTAGTGACTTACGTAAAGAAAACTCACTCTGTATTGTCGCTTTATTAATCGTTATAAAATTCCCTTCATATTCAAATGAAACAGGATGTTTTTTCAATTCTTTCGGTTTAATTGTAATGGAGAAATCAGATGGTACAGTTTTAAAGACTCCATCTAACACAAAAGTTAGTTTGTTGTTAACTTTTTGTGGAATATAAGATTCATTCCATGCAACTTGTCCAAGTTGTTCCATATCTTCTCCAGCACCTGAAAGCATTCTTAAGCTATCATGTTCCCCTTTTTCTTCCAACAAACTATTATTACGATAATAAATAGACTTCTTTTCCTCATTCTCAATATGATACTGAATTGCAGTCCCATAGCTAGTAGAGGTGTTTACTTTTTCTTCTCCAAACTTCTCTTCAAGCTTTTGAATCTTTTCTTTTACAAGCGCTTGTTCTTCATTCGTAAAAGACGTTTCGTAGGATAAGTCATTGGAAGAAGGGGCAAATTGAACTTCCTTCATATTTACGACTACTCCATTAGCGCTTTTTTTAGCATCATTTAATGGGATTGTCTTTGTTAATTTTTTATTTTCTATTAAATCTACTGGGACTTCTAGTTTCCAATTGCCTTTAACTCCATTTAACTCAACTAAATCGAACTTTATCGTTAACTTATCTGTTGCTTCTTGTTCCCGCAATGAAAATTCTATAAACCCATAGTCACTGCCTTCACTCCAACCTGTTCCAAGTCTATTATTTTCTTTTCCATTCTGATCTAATACAATAATCTTATTTTCAGAGTCAGCAAGATTAAGATGTGTATCAAGTGGTTTTCCGTTTTGATTTAAAACTTGAAAGGATAATGCAACTCGAGAGGAATCGGCAACGACATCTTCCACTTTAAAAGTAATTCCACGATCCGTTACTTCTAGATTAACCCTCTCTCCTAAACCGGATTCAGTAGCCATTCTTAATCCTTCATCCACTTGTTCCGTTCCAAACATGCCACCTATCAACTGAGCAAAACTAGGGTTCAGTGCAGCAGTTAAACCCAAAGCTAGCACAATTCCCGCTGCAGAAAGTAAAATGCGTTTCCAAGGTTTACTTTTTCTCCGGACTATCTTCTGTTCATAAGGTTCAATCTTATCCAAGACAATGGAAGCAAAATCATCTGGTAATGTTGGTGTTTGTAATGTTTCTTTTAGAAATCGTTGTTCCTCTTGGAAAGCCTCAACGACTCGTATACAATCATCACAGCTTTTAACATGAGCGTATATTTGATCATGCTCCCGTACTGTAAGTAAGTTATCAACGTACTGAGAAAGTTTATCTACCTTCGGACAGTTCATAAAAATAGCCTCCTTCTCGTTTTATCGTATCTCTCATTTTTTTCTTTGCTCGGTGCAGTTTATTGCGAACATCTGATAGAGGGACTTCGACCAGTTCACTTATTTCGTTATAGCTTAACTCATTTACATACCGCAAAAGAATAATCATTCTTTCATCTTCAGGTAGGGTTGCTATTAGTCGTTCTAGTTGTCTGCTTTTCTCCTTTTTCAAAAAGATGATTTCAGGATAATTAGTGTTTACAACTTTTTCTTCGTTAATTTCCACTTGCTTCATCTTGTAACTGTTTTTACGAAACTCATCCATACAGTGATTGATCGCCACACGATAAATCCAACCAGCAAACGATCCTTTTTCATCATATTTATCTAGATGATGATACACTTTGATAAATGCTTCTTGTACTAAGTCTTGTGCATTCTGCGGATTTTTCGTCATTCGTAAAATCGTCGCATATAGCTGATTTTTATATTTATTAATAATATGTTCGTATGCTTGCTTGTTACCTGATAGCACCTCATGTATCCACTGTAGTTCTTCTTCCATATTGACCTCCTTGCTAAAACGATCATGCGCATGTCTCGTTTTTATCACTCACCTATCATAACGAGTTTATCAGTAAAATAATTTCATGTACGTTGAAAAATAATTTCCAACAAAAAAAGTGTCTTCTTCTTACAAATATTCATTTGTAGAAGAAAACACTCTTAACTATTGGTTGTAGCCGATGAATTCATCTCCTGTG is part of the Psychrobacillus sp. FSL H8-0483 genome and encodes:
- a CDS encoding RNA polymerase sigma factor; protein product: MEEELQWIHEVLSGNKQAYEHIINKYKNQLYATILRMTKNPQNAQDLVQEAFIKVYHHLDKYDEKGSFAGWIYRVAINHCMDEFRKNSYKMKQVEINEEKVVNTNYPEIIFLKKEKSRQLERLIATLPEDERMIILLRYVNELSYNEISELVEVPLSDVRNKLHRAKKKMRDTIKREGGYFYELSEGR
- a CDS encoding AAA family ATPase, with the protein product MFFLQMSGFPGAGKSTLARLIAKNTNAVIVDHDIAKSALLKSTQELNIELEMSGPISYSIDWSLIEFHLSQGHDVIYDSPCLYSEMIDKGTYLAKKYNATYKYVECYLKDIQEINNRLKKRERMISQIQEVSSEESFHHAVDGSKRPSDVPYLVVDSGQPLESYFNDVINYVTESHGITGGLNLENH
- a CDS encoding DUF1835 domain-containing protein, with the protein product MIHIVNGDVVGNKIQGIDGEIIVWREMYDFGPLSLEWSKAEQIQRRAVFFEERLGIPSAFFISNCEKQNNLLNNISKKEEVVLWFEHDKFDQTMLMYLLTELSSKGFGKLSMISINQYPGIYPFHGLGQLSSEQLLALIDHKKEITMEQIREAVSGWNAYNSKDAEEIEKWIQTERHFLPFLLRVLKEHRSYFPSPKNGLNEVEYLTLQLIDQGVGHFNTLFNRVSKERVNDGLSDLLFAAILNELMKGKNPLLISDLPLPSYKLSPSNATLQLTTHGLDVLNGKKNRVDLVEINWWVGGVHLQNKSSC
- a CDS encoding GyrI-like domain-containing protein, giving the protein MQYRIVERNAFQVIGINREFPYDVENGGLQAYQNFWTEIHENGTVDQLNDLKEGETKGLLGIWAEVNKEENRMDYYVAAEYNGNVPHGLKKIDFPAAKWVIFEIKGPFPSAIATMWERIYSEWFPSSGYVPSSIKPFEVYLDTDATNPNTYNEIWVAIK
- the fabZ gene encoding 3-hydroxyacyl-ACP dehydratase FabZ, which codes for MFDTQKIKDIIRHRYPFLLVDKILELEEGKRAVGIKNVTANEEFFKGHFPNYPVMPGVLIVEALAQVSAVVMLTKEGNQGRLGLLAGVDNCRFKQQVKPGDQLRLEIEITRLKGPIGKGKGIASVDGKIVCETELIFAFGD
- a CDS encoding DUF378 domain-containing protein, translating into MGTLHRIALFLVIIGAINWGLIGFFRYDLISSIFGGETTAISRVIFGLVGLSGLVCIPLLFRPVEDVDVEVDRTRQGNLNYGTEFGEEPDFTDIKDASKGNSKKEK
- a CDS encoding NUDIX domain-containing protein, which gives rise to MFIVNVEGAVYKEDKWLLIRRSKMEEHAGGELSLVGGTVDHEGDSNDILERTLQRELFEEVGVEVKNTIQYVRSTSFISANGKEVVDIVFLCEFDKGDPYAKSLDEVESIHWLTTAEIVNHEEIPFYLRDSILAAEAMRKRIVLKKIEEILNGSKK
- a CDS encoding DUF4179 domain-containing protein; this translates as MNCPKVDKLSQYVDNLLTVREHDQIYAHVKSCDDCIRVVEAFQEEQRFLKETLQTPTLPDDFASIVLDKIEPYEQKIVRRKSKPWKRILLSAAGIVLALGLTAALNPSFAQLIGGMFGTEQVDEGLRMATESGLGERVNLEVTDRGITFKVEDVVADSSRVALSFQVLNQNGKPLDTHLNLADSENKIIVLDQNGKENNRLGTGWSEGSDYGFIEFSLREQEATDKLTIKFDLVELNGVKGNWKLEVPVDLIENKKLTKTIPLNDAKKSANGVVVNMKEVQFAPSSNDLSYETSFTNEEQALVKEKIQKLEEKFGEEKVNTSTSYGTAIQYHIENEEKKSIYYRNNSLLEEKGEHDSLRMLSGAGEDMEQLGQVAWNESYIPQKVNNKLTFVLDGVFKTVPSDFSITIKPKELKKHPVSFEYEGNFITINKATIQSEFSLRKSLIPVEKETIFQIEMKGGKEALSSELGTWILVDDKGNTYPTNQSGSILNEKDKNARYKLNLNLKTYDLEDIPEELTLHLLSVTRYYEVKDKWQVPLY
- a CDS encoding class I SAM-dependent methyltransferase, which translates into the protein MNVKTLKTNKHSWNEAAERFYGRNPLPEYGPMAPLEDNLNLFGDITNLKVLDIGCGSGHSLQYMNERNAAELWGLDLSENQLNAARSLLENCTTPVKLFESPMEENPGLPRDYFDIVYSIYALGWTTNLDKTLTNINKYLKQGGVFIFSWEHPLHSRVSNESGVLTFDKSYHEEGPYDHEGWGNPAIMQQFKVSTYINSLINCGFKIEQVIEDVYCSEEDIQRHENRWYSFEKAKSIPTTIIIKSRKL
- a CDS encoding DMT family transporter produces the protein MQKYIGEILLVVTAIIWGSGFVASAVSLEYYTPYQILAGRFLIGAIILSVLFHKKLRMAKKSTVIKGAVLGIFLYVAFALQTVGLQFTTPSKNAFLTAVNVVIVPFLGFLLYKRKMDMYELGGAVLAVIGVAVLSLKLSSEINIGDLLTLLCAVGFAFHIFYTSRFVKEEDPVVLTIVQMVVAAVIGWIVVLFRGETSFSMETEGVLNLLYLGIFSTTIAYLMQTVAQKYITETKAAIILSTESFWGMAFSVIILSEVMTFKMILGAVLILLAIILSETKFGFLKKDKMKSLV